ACTACACAGCGCTACCGACGAACGCACCATCGGGGCGGCCGCCACGCTCGCCGCCGTACTGCACCGGGTCGGCAGCCACGCCCGCGCCGCGCACCTCTACCGGGAGGTGATCGACGAACTCTGCGCCATCGACGGTCCGGAGTCGCTCCGGGTCCTCGCCGCCCACGCCGACCTGGCCACCGTCGAATTCGCCCACGGCCAGTGCGACATCGCCCGCGACCGGCTGGAGGACGCCTGGGAGCTACACCGCGAGGTGTACGGCGAAGGCCATCCGGCCGGGATCAAGATGCTCGCCCGACTCGGCTCGATGCAGCGTGACTGTGGGCGTATAACCGAATCCGACGTCAGTCTCGCCCTCGCGGTCGAACTCTGCCGTACCCAGCTAGCCGCCGACCATCCGCTGGTCGGCCAGGTCGCGGCACTGGCGCAGGCATCCGCCGATCCCGGCCACCAGTGCGGCGGCGACGGTGGACTGGACCAGTACCCGACCGGCGGACCCGACGACGATCCCGGCGCGGTCACCGGAGACGGAACCGAAGCGTCGATCACCGCCCCTGGGGGGACAGCCGGGGTGGGCGGCACCGCCGCACCCGGTCAACGGACCCCGGCCGAGGAGAGGTTCGCCGACACCGGCCAACGTGCGGACGGTCAGTTGACCGCCGCCAGGTCCGACGACGACGACGGCGGCTGGGCATCCGACGAGCCTGCCGGGGAGCGGTACGACCAGCCGTGGGCCGAGCCGGGTTGGATCGATCCCCAACCGGCCCCGACCGAGCTGACCGATCCGTCATGGTCGGCGAACCTGTGGTCCGAGCCGGCGGCCCACTCGACGCCCACGGCCCAACCGGCGTCCACGGCCCAACCGGCGTCCACGGCTCCGGCGCAGACCGAGGTGCCCTGGCCCGACCTGCCGGACCCGTCGAGGACGCCACCCGAGCGGGGCGCCGACGATCCCTGGGCCCACCAGGGTTGGATCGAGCGGGAGACCATCGGCGCCGACACCGACGATCCGGTGTGGTCGCCCAGCGGCTGGCTCGCCGAGGAGCCACGTTCCCACCCGAGACGCGACGACGCCGGCCCGGCGGACGACTTCCAGCGGTCAACCGAGGCCGGGCACGTCGGCGGGACGGTTCCGCCGCCCCGACTGGCCGCCGACCACTCCGAACCGACCAACGCCTGGGACACCGGCACGTCGGCCGGCCCGCGATGGCCGGACGTCTCCGACCCGCTGACCGCCCCGTCGGCCTACCCGGCGGACGACAACGGCGACGGCCCCGCCGACGACCGCGACCCGACCGGCACCGCCGACGACCGCGACGCGACCGGCACCGCCCACAACGGTGACAACGGACGGGCGAACATCCCGCCGCCCCGCCTCCCGGCGGACACCCGAGGTGCCGAACCACCCCCGGGGTCGGAGACCGGCGCCGACACGTGGCTCTTCGACGAACCGTGGTGGCCACCGGAGTTGACGGTGACCGACGACGAACAGTCCTCGTCGGCCGACGGCCCGCCGCCGGACAGCCGGTCGATCAGCCCGTTCGGACCGGTCCGCTACACCGCGACGGGCGGTAGCGGGGCGGCCGGTCCTGTCGACGCGCCACCTGCCGAGTCCCAGCCGGCCGAGCGGTGGTCCGACGAGCCGCAGCCTGACGAACGGTGGTCGACCGATTCACCGTCGCGCGCCGATGCCGGGCCGCAGGGCACGCCGCCCGGCGTACCCGCCTTCGTGCCGAGCCCACGTGGTCCCTACTCGGCCGGTCATCGGGTCGCGCCCGATCCGGTCAACGAACCGAACACCGGTGACGACCCGAACACCGACGACGACCCGGCCGACCGATGGTACGGCGACCCGCGCGGCGACGGTTCCGCGTCCGACGCCTCCACTCACCCTGCGACCACGGCGGGCGAGCGGCCCGGCGGCTCGTCCGGGACGCTGTCGCGGATACCCCCGCGGGAGATCAGTCGCATGCCGGACCGGCGGCGGCATCTGCCGGTACGGCGAGCACGCGGCCAACTGGTACCGGTGCACCGGCCGACGGCGTCCGTACCCCGGCCCCGGGCGCCGATGCTGGTCTTCACTGGCATGGTGGTCGTGCTGCTTGGTGCGGCGGCGGTGGTCGCCGGGGTCAGTCTGGTGGACGAGACACCGCCTGGTCCGGTGGCGGCACCGAACGACCCGGCCGCGACGCCGAGCGCGGCGGCCAGTCCGACACCCGAACCCGCTCCACCGGGCACCCCGCCGACCGGCGTCAGCTTGCGGGACAACCGGGACAGCGTCCTGCTGGGCTGGACCTATCCCCCGGGTGCCGAGGGCCCGGTGCTGATCTCCGGCGGCCGGGCCGACCAGCAGCCCCGCGCGTTCATGGAGCTGAGCCCGGGGGCGACCAGCTACGTGGCTTACGGGCTGGACCAGTCGACCGACTACTGCTTCACCGTGGCGGTGGTCTACTCGGCCGACCTAGTCGGGGCGGCCGACCCGGTCTGCACCGATCGCGCCGCGTCGACCGCCGGCTGAACGGAGCGGGCGGCCGCGTCAGGTCCGTGCCCGACATCGTCGACGTCCACGCGGTCGTCGGTGCCGTCGTCGGTGTCCTCGGTGTCGTCCGCCAGCAGGTCGGCGGGGAGCCGGACGCGGACCCGTAGCCCCGGTCGGGCCGCCGAACCGGCCGCCGCACCGGGCGCGGAATGCTCCACAGCGGCGTCGGCGTCGGCGTCGGCGTCGGCGTCGGCGAGGTCGACCGTACCGCCGTGTTGGCGGACCAGTTGCCGGACGATCGCCAGGCCGAGACCGGCCCCACCCGCGTCGCGCGCCCGCGCGTCGTCGAGCCGGGTGAACCGGTCGAAGACCCGTTCCCGATCGTCTGCCGGCACCCCCGGGCCGTCGTCGGTCACCACCAGCTCGTGCCAGCCCGGCGGACCCGGTCGGGCCGCCACCACGACCTCGTCGTCGGCGTGCCGGACGGCGTTGTCCAACAGGTTCGCCAGCACCCGCACCAAAGCGTCGGAGTCACCGGCGGTCCAAAGCGGCTGGCCGGGGGCGACCACCCGTACCGGCGGCGCCGGATAGCGGGCGGTCACCGTCAGGATCAGCTCACCCAGCTCGATCGGACCCACCGGTCCGAGCACGCCCACACCGGTGCCGGTCGCTGCCCCGGGTGCCCCGGCCTGATCCGCCCTGGCCAGCAGCAACAGGTCGTCGACCAGCCGGCTCAGACGGTGACTGTCCGCGAGCAGGTCCTCGGCCACCGCCGACCAGTCGGTACGCGGCCCGAGCCGCTGCGCCACCTCCAGTTGCGTCCGCAGGCTGGCCAGCGGGCTGCGCAGCTCATGGGCGGCGTCGGCGACGAACGCCCGCTGTCGGGCGCGACCGGCTTCCAGCCGGTCCAGCATGCTGTTGAGTGTGACGGCCAGGCGTTGGATCTCGTCACTGCCTTCCGGGACCGGCAGGTGGCCGGCCTGTTCGCCGCCGGTGATCTCCTCGGCGCCGGCCCGCAGCTTCTCCACCGGGCGCAGCGCCGCCCCGATCGTCCGCCACAGCAGCGCGGCGACCCCGGCGACCAGCAGCGGAAACGCGAGCAACAAGATGACGCGCACCAGGGTGACGCTGCGGGTGATGTCGGCTATCGAGCGGGCCACCAACACGGTTTGCGGGTCGGCGACGGTGCCGGCCG
The sequence above is a segment of the Solwaraspora sp. WMMD406 genome. Coding sequences within it:
- a CDS encoding ATP-binding protein; protein product: MAAPARLLRRFGARLSLRTRLTVISVLGVSAGLAAGAVGLSVALAVALDRSADADARTTGEAIAELVAADALPDPLPVAGNEVRVQIVDEQGRVRAASIGADRLVPMLYTAERARLDDGFTRITIPGDRLGLRGPVRVTAVPAGTVADPQTVLVARSIADITRSVTLVRVILLLAFPLLVAGVAALLWRTIGAALRPVEKLRAGAEEITGGEQAGHLPVPEGSDEIQRLAVTLNSMLDRLEAGRARQRAFVADAAHELRSPLASLRTQLEVAQRLGPRTDWSAVAEDLLADSHRLSRLVDDLLLLARADQAGAPGAATGTGVGVLGPVGPIELGELILTVTARYPAPPVRVVAPGQPLWTAGDSDALVRVLANLLDNAVRHADDEVVVAARPGPPGWHELVVTDDGPGVPADDRERVFDRFTRLDDARARDAGGAGLGLAIVRQLVRQHGGTVDLADADADADADAAVEHSAPGAAAGSAARPGLRVRVRLPADLLADDTEDTDDGTDDRVDVDDVGHGPDAAARSVQPAVDAARSVQTGSAAPTRSAE